Proteins from one Podospora pseudocomata strain CBS 415.72m chromosome 4, whole genome shotgun sequence genomic window:
- the PRE9 gene encoding Proteasome subunit alpha type-3 (COG:O; EggNog:ENOG503NVH4; MEROPS:MER0000554), translated as MSRRYDSRTTIFSPDGRLYQVEYALEAISHAGTAIGILAKDGIVLAAERKVTSKLLEQDTSAEKLYILNDNMICAVAGMTADANILINYARQAAQRYLLTYNEDIPCEQLVRRLCDLKQGYTQHGGLRPFGVSFIYAGWDPQRQFQLYLSNPSGNYGGWKATSSGANHASAQSLLKQDYKEDCTLEEACGMAVKVLSKTMDSTKLGSEKIEFATVGQTKDGKIYHRLWSADEIDALLKKHDLAKDETKEE; from the exons ATGTCCAGAAGATACGATTCCCGA acaaccatcttctcccccgacGGTCGCCTGTACCAGGTCGAATATGCCCTCGAAGCTATTTCTCACGCCGGCACAGCCATTGGCATCCTGGCCAAGGATGGCATCGTCCTCGCTGCTGAGCGCAAGGTCACCTCCAAGCTGCTCGAACAGGACACTTCGGCTGAGAAGCTCTACATTCTCAATGA CAACATGATTTGCGCCGTCGCCGGCATGACCGCCGAcgccaacatcctcatcaactACGCCCGACAAGCCGCCCAACGCTATCTCCTTACATACAACGAAGACATTCCCTGCGAACAGCTCGTCCGTCGTCTCTGCGATCTCAAGCAAGGTTATACACAACACGGTGGTCTCCGGCCCTTTGGCGTTTCCTTCATCTACGCCGGTTGGGATCCCCAGCGCCAGTTTCAGCTCTACCTCAGCAACCCGTCAGGCAACTACGGCGGGTGGAAGGCGACAAGCTCGGGCGCCAACCACGCCAGCGCCCAGAGTCTTTTGAAGCAAGATTACAAGGAGGATTGCACGTTGGAAGAGGCCTGCGGTATGGCCGTCAAGGTGCTGAGCAAGACGATGGATTCCACCAAGCTTGGCAGCGAGAAGA TCGAGTTTGCGACGGTTGGCCAGACCAAGGACGGCAAGATTTACCACAGATTATGGAGCGCCGACGAGATCGATGCGCTACTCAAGAAGCACGACTTGGCCAAGGacgagaccaaggaggagtaA
- the CDC4 gene encoding SCF ubiquitin ligase complex subunit cdc4 (EggNog:ENOG503NYHA; COG:S): MSSPAASNGMDVRRPRSSHKVSMTWEEDEVTSRRRMQFAEECIETKTVTTTTTTKRSYPSLFVREPRSLQSLDSKEYPLAARQTPPELRKLTFDVDDHDIEGWAEEDSINTQVRRSQSIDYANIVKSEPGVESLLDISTVRSQDVTGSSPRRSRKSAAHTASPSNTPAAGRSSQRAHKHAGLPNAASDKLRRAVAHGSRANRGLRHPSAFLATPDTSELAALGMDRPSRLRALNTDNIESGTSQSTSLFDTGSPAGSESQTIFSNVATPPITDADLEPYEDAINPFQSRGNINNVAVQDASLPSPRLSPTLAAAQPQTDVPDEDAAPDADASFSSEVTRTDRRRWIDDTQITEGDSMAMSPMQFSSGGQSQVMGSQASQFVDPRTLIEGFEVLPNEFKTWIMYQFLRRCSRKTLRVVADVVNPALKCDFLRQLPLELSLHILSYLDHRDLCRVAQVSKHWRHIADSNETGWKELFDHDGFTLSSGELDRAIKQGWGWQDPVGYDGCELDLSHQNRLTLSENELVRSVVKTEKQETPVQKSTRTSKRKRGLNHIGVDRAKRRAGAQEFRDDRTSPVPKTHKSEGPISAANAAAIAVPDPQIGLPSLRHLHLFKSLYRRHYMIKNSWMNGKVRPEHVAFAAHPRHVITCLQFDEDKIITGSDDTLIHVYDTKTGELRTKLEGHEGGVWALQYEGNTLVSGSTDRSVRVWDIKKGICTQTFYGHTSTVRCLQILMPAETGAMENGKPVMMPQKPLIITGSRDSQLRIWRLPEAGSRRYIQTGPPASDDQCPYFIRILGGHTHSVRAISAHADTLVSGSYDSTVRVWKISTGEQLHVLQGHSQKVYSVVLDHKRNRCISGSMDSMVKIWDLATGACLHTLEGHSLLVGLLDLRDDWLVSAAADSTLRIWDPESGRCKRTLVAHTGAITCFQHDGAKVISGSEKNVKMWSIDNGDLVQDLLTDLSGVWQVKFDDRRCVAAVQRGNLTYIEILDFGAVRDGRPPEELGRRKLLNEGEVQRLLAEEAA; this comes from the exons ATGAGCTCTCCAGCCGCCTCCAACGGCATGGATGTTCGACGACCTCGATCTAGCCATAAGGTGTCTATGacctgggaggaggatgaggtcacTTCTCGCCGGAGGATGCAGTTTGCCGAGGAGTGCATCGAGACCAAGACTGtaaccaccacgaccacgacCAAGAGGTCCTATCCGTCCCTGTTTGTTCGTGAGCCACGGAGCTTGCAGTCGCTCGACTCAAAAGAGTACCCCCTCGCCGCCAGACAAACCCCGCCTGAACTCCGAAAGTTGACGTTTGATGTTGACGACCACGATATCGAGGGttgggctgaggaggacAGCATAAATACCCAG GTGCGACGTTCACAAAGTATTGACTATGCCAACATCGTCAAATCTGAACCTGGCGTGGAGAGTCTCTTGGACATCTCCACTGTTCGCTCTCAGGATGTGACCGGGTCGAGCCCGCGCAGATCACGGAAATCGGCCGCCCACACAGCTTCACCCAGCAACACACCAGCCGCCGGAAGAAGCTCACAGAGGGCTCACAAGCACGCCGGCCTCCCTAACGCCGCATCAGATAAACTTCGGCGCGCCGTAGCACATGGATCTCGTGCGAACAGGGGTCTTCGACACCCTTCCGCCTTTTTAGCCACCCCGGATACCAGCGAGCTTGCTGCCCTTGGCATGGACCGACCCTCGCGCCTGAGAGCCTTGAATACTGACAATATCGAGTCCGGCACCAGCCAGTCAACTTCCCTCTTCGATACCGGCAGTCCGGCTGGCAGTGAATCGCAAACCATTTTCAGCAATGTGGCCACCCCGCCCATCACCGATGCCGATCTCGAACCCTAcgaggatgccatcaacCCCTTTCAGTCAAGAGGAAATATCAACAACGTTGCGGTCCAAGATGCCAGCCTCCCAAGTCCACGTCTGTCCCCCACGTTGGCCGCCGCCCAGCCTCAAACAGACGTTCCCGATGAAGACGCAGCCCCTGATGCCGAtgcctccttttcttccgAGGTAACTCGCACTGATCGGAGACGGTGGATCGATGATACCCAGATCACGGAAGGTGACTCGATGGCCATGTCACCCATGCAGTTCAGCTCTGGTGGACAATCACAGGTCATGGGCTCACAGGCTTCTCAGTTTGTCGACCCACGCACCCTAATTGAAGGCTTTGAGGTGCTCCCCAACGAATTCAAGACGTGGATTATGTATCAGTTTTTGCGAAGATGCAGCCGGAAGACGCTACGTGTGGTAGCTGATGTGGTGAACCCGGCCCTTAAGTGCGACTTTCTCCGACAACTACCCCTCGAGCTCAGCCTTCACATCCTCTCCTATCTCGATCACCGGGACCTTTGCCGTGTGGCCCAGGTATCCAAGCACTGGCGCCATATTGCCGACAGCAACGAGACAGGGTGGAAGGAGCTTTTTGACCATGATGGATTCACCCTATCATCAGGAGAGTTGGACCGTGCCATTAAGCAAGGCTGGGGTTGGCAGGATCCTGTCGGGTATGATGGTTGTGAGCTTGATTTGAGCCATCAAAACAGACTGACATTAAGTGAAAACGAACTCGTCCGGTCGGTGGTCAAAACAGAAAAGCAGGAGACGCCTGTTCAAAAGTCAACCAGGACGTCCAAGCGGAAGCGTGGGCTGAATCATATCGGCGTTGATAGAGCCAAGCGGCGTGCTGGGGCCCAAGAGTTTAGGGATGATAGGACTTCCCCGGTTCCCAAGACGCACAAATCCGAGGGGCCCATCTCAGCTGCCAACGCCGCCGCTATTGCCGTCCCGGATCCTCAGATCGGTCTTCCCAGCTTGCGGCACCTCCATTTGTTCAAGTCGCTTTACCGGAGGCACTACATGATCAAAAACAGCTGGATGAACGGCAAGGTCAGGCCCGAGCATGTCGCCTTTGCTGCCCACCCACGCCACGTCATCACTTGCCTCCAATTTGACGAAGACAAGATCATCACTGGGAGCGACGACACCTTGATTCACGTCTATGACACCAAGACGGGCGAACTCCGCACCAAGCTCGAAGGTCACGAAGGTGGTGTCTGGGCGCTGCAGTACGAGGGCAACACACTGGTGTCGGGCAGCACGGACCGATCGGTTCGTGTTTGGGACATCAAGAAGGGCATCTGCACTCAGACCTTCTACGGCCACACCAGTACTGTGCGCTGTTTGCAAATTTTGATGCCTGCAGAGACGGGAGCGATGGAGAATGGAAAGCCGGTCATGATGCCCCAGAAGCCCTTGATAATCACAGGTTCCCGAGACAGCCAGCTGCGGATTTGGCGGTTGCCCGAGGCGGGCTCTCGCCGATACATTCAGACGGGCCCTCCGGCTAGTGACGATCAGTGCCCGTATTTTATTCGTATCCTCGGCGGGCACACTCACTCGGTCCGCGCCATCTCAGCTCATGCTGACACCTTGGTCTCTGGGAGTTACGACAGCACTGTCAGGGTCTGGAAAATCAGCACGGGAGAGCAACTGCATGTCCTGCAGGGCCACAGTCAAAAAGTATACTCGGTAGTTCTCGATCACAAGCGCAACCGTTGCATTTCGGGCTCGATGGACTCCAtggtcaagatctgggaccTTGCCACGGGGGCGTGCCTGCACACCTTGGAGGGCCACAGTTTGCTGGTGGGACTTCTCGACCTGCGGGATGACTGGTTGGTCTCGGCCGCAGCAGACAGCACTCTGAGAATCTGGGACCCCGAATCTGGCCGATGCAAGCGGACGCTCGTGGCACATACTGGAGCTATCACCTGCTTTCAACACGACGGCGCCAAGGTCATTTCGGGCAGTGAGAAGAATGTCAAGATGTGGTCTATTGATAATGGTGATTTGGTTCAAGATCTCTTGACAGATCTGAGCGGAGTGTGGCAGGTCAAGTTTGATGACCGGAGATGCGTGGCTGCTGTCCAGCGAGGAAATCTGACATATATCGAG ATTCTCGACTTTGGTGCAGTCCGCGATGGCAGGCCGCCAGAAGAGCTCGGCAGACGTAAGCTCCTGAACGAAGGAGAGGTTCAACGCCTGCTTGCCGAAGAAGCTGCGTAG
- a CDS encoding hypothetical protein (EggNog:ENOG503NTWK; COG:G; COG:M; COG:O), with protein MSLQIPHHQKANGNTGATKAVILVGGASRGTRFRPLSLDVPKPLFDVAGHPIIWHCLTAISKVPSIHEVYLIGYYEEHVFRDFIKDSSSEFPDLSIKYLREYQALGTAGGLYHFRDAILKGRPENIFVLNSDVCCSFPLNEMLQLTHERRAEAVILGTRVSEDAASNFGCIVSDSHTRRVLHYVEKPESYISNLINCGVYLFRADVLFPSIRTAIQRRADRPRLGSYRSSENLASSYMFDEEDTQKNEVIRLEQDILGEMADTNLFFVYETKDFWRQIKTAGSAIPANALYLQKAQQSGSSELAAPSVNIKAPVFIHPTANVHPTAVLGPNVSIGPRVTIGPGVRIKESIVLEDAEVKHDACILYSIIGWGSRVGAWARVEGTPTPVTSHNTSIIKNGVKVQAITILGKECGVGDEVRVQNCICLPFKDLKRDVSNEVIM; from the exons ATGTCGCTTCaaatcccccaccaccaaaaggcCAACGGCAACACTGGCGCCACCAAAGCCGTGATTCTC gttggtggtgccTCTCGTGGCACTCGCTTCCGCCCGCTCTCTCTCGATGTTCCCAAGCCTCTCTTCGATGTTGCCGGTCACCCCATCATCTGGCACTGCTTGACAGCCATCAGCAAGGTCCCTTCGATCCACGAAGTCTACCTGATCGGCTACTACGAGGAGCATGTCTTCCGCGACTTCATCAAGGATTCGTCGTCCGAGTTCCCCGACCTCTCCATCAAGTACCTCCGCGAATACCAAGCCCTGGGCACCGCCGGCGGCTTGTACCACTTCCGCGATGCCATCCTCAAGGGCCGCCCCGAGAACATCTTTGTTCTGAACTCGGACGTCTGTTGCAGTTTTCCTCTAAACGAGATGCTTCAGCTCACACACGAGCGTCGCGCCGAGGCCGTCATTCTGGGCACCAGGGTCAGCGAGGATGCCGCCTCGAACTTTGGCTGCATTGTCTCCGATTCTCACACCCGCCGCGTGCTGCATTACGTCGAGAAACCCGAAAGTTACATTTCCAATCTTATCAACTGCGGAGTCTACCTCTTCCGTGCCGATGTCCTCTTCCCTTCGATCCGCACCGCCATCCAGCGCCGCGCCGACAGACCCCGTCTGGGCTCGTACCGTTCATCCGAGAATCTTGCCAGCTCGTACATgtttgacgaggaagacacGCAGAAGAATGAAGTCATTCGGTTGGAGCAGGATATTCTCGGAGAAATGGCCGAtaccaacctcttcttcgtctATGAGACCAAGGACTTCTGGAGGCAGATCAAGACGGCCGGCTCTGCCATCCCAGCCAACGCCCTGTACCTCCAGAAGGCCCAGCAAAGCGGCTCCAGCGAGCTTGCCGCTCCTTCAGTCAACATCAAGGCCCCCGTATTCATCCACCCCACGGCCAACGTACACCCCACGGCTGTTCTGGGCCCCAATGTCTCTATTGGACCTCGCGTGACGATTGGACCTGGCGTCCGCATCAAGGAGTCTATCGTGTTGGAAGACGCCGAGGTCAAGCATGACGCGTGCATTCTGTACTCAATTATCGGTTGGGGCAGCCGCGTCGGTGCTTGGGCTCGTGTGGAGGGCACACCAACCCCCGTGACGAGCCACAACACGAGCATTATCAAGAACGGTGTCAAGGTTCAGGCTATCACCATTCTTGGCAAGGAGTGCGGTGTCGGTGATGAGGTCAGAGTGCAGAACTGCATCTGCCTGCCATTCAAGGATCTGAAGAGG GACGTTTCCAACGAGGTCATTATGTAA
- a CDS encoding hypothetical protein (COG:U; EggNog:ENOG503NYF2), translated as MPPRVKPEPGVAVANTTATRSFAATNSAQFGSPTRQARSTAPSVTDTRFMAEVEDQYEDEDNEIIWMETRAKSITSAGMKQEPGHEPMTLMSLASQSMGGSFVGMGPNLALKDFGQGFLKDINDALGELQSRGIQHVASLPELVLVGDQSSGKSSLMSGIAGLSLPRSSGTCTRCPIHIRISRADEWSCRVFLNLDYGFKLPDHAITEQDVTATNPFPPWVKLDPSRTRRHEFKTVRDRFDSEEIETVLRCAQVAILNPSTPYQAFIPKPRGGEGPDSQQLTQHELISRKEEASEAQFSPNTVALEIKGPDLADLNFYDLPGVFNTARRTEDAYLERVVQNLTKLYIKREKAIILWAVPMNLDTENSLALRLIRESRAEHRCVGVITKADLLPRDDQATERWLGILKGRGHRIGLGYFITSRQGQDLEEQTKREEAFFNRTAEGHWPDVFDRYQERCGIEKLKAFLSLKLGEEFSKVLPEVKRKVLERLNFIAEQLQLYPGPPANPDLEIYKALTMFSSLLKKRVIDQEFMSTWDTACSTRFTRAILELKPKYNVRLFAKSSAASAPVLINLDSPTREGSPTPTPSGRKRPAPAETPSRRQRIKAEDAEGRSYPSTPTNMRTTMTPTKGRPSKTLMEIRRMIQRNAIPGQPGLVSSNVYEPLFTEAAKAWKGPLQTFLNQTFNFLSKEIQEILDSTFAALKNRAIYKLSTEHMQAFVEMHKKELQAQLALIYELEGTRLFTRNDDALHRYKAEELRTLTRHRNHYRIAAHKGDEPASSLPKIEELSEEELAQETAKMEKDLRQMGPEPFQQELDVAAYTRGYYVLAAHRFTDIVCMHAMSGLFPRVASVIETYLQDKLGLTGNRTTPEMLDQLMEEEGRIGQIRRDLCAEKETLDGAMAIIVNLENRDTTPSQAESNVTILNDLTSGQAAGSPSGTVYGDA; from the exons ATGCCTCCCAGAGTGAAGCCCGAGCCCGGTGTGGCCGTGGCGAACACCACTGCCACTCGCAGTTTTGCTGCTACCAACTCGGCGCAGTTTGGCTCACCTACGCGGCAAGCGCGGTCTACGGCTC CTAGTGTGACTGATACCCGTTTCatggcggaggtggaggaccaGTACGAAGATGAGGATAACGAAATCATCTGGATGGAAACCCGTGCCAAGTCGATCACAAGCGCCGGCATGAAGCAAGAGCCTGGCCACGAGCCGATGACCCTGATGTCTCTGGCATCTCAAAGCATGGGCGGGTCATTTGTCGGGATGGGGCCCAATCTTGCCCTCAAGGACTTCGGGCAAGGGTtcctcaaggacatcaacGATGCCCTGGGTGAGCTGCAGTCTCGTGGCATTCAGCACGTTGCCAGTCTGCCGGAGTTAGTGCTCGTCGGTGACCAGTCGTCGGGCAAATCGAGTTTGATGTCCGGCATCGCTGGTCTCAGTCTGCCTCGCAGCAGCGGCACCTGCACAAGGTGTCCGATCCATATCAGGATCTCGCGAGCTGATGAGTGGTCTTGTCGGGTTTTTCTGAACCTGGACTACGGGTTCAAGCTGCCCGATCATGCCATCACCGAGCAGGATGTCACAGCAACAAACCCGTTCCCTCCCTGGGTCAAACTCGACCCCAGTCGCACACGACGCCACGAGTTCAAGACAGTCCGGGACAGATTTGACAGCGAAGAGATTGAAACAGTACTGCGCTGCGCCCAGGTCGCAATCTTGAACCCATCCACGCCCTACCAGGCCTTCATCCCCAAGCCTCGGGGTGGAGAAGGGCCTGACTCCCAACAGCTGACTCAGCACGAGCTGATTTCGCGCAAGGAGGAAGCCTCCGAGGCCCAGTTTTCGCCAAATACCGTGGCGCTCGAGATCAAAGGGCCTGATCTAGCCGACCTCAACTTCTATGATCTTCCGGGTGTGTTCAACACTGCTCGGCGGACCGAGGATGCTTACTTGGAGCGTGTCGTCCAGAACCTGACCAAGCTTTACATTAAGCGGGAGAAAGCCATCATTCTATGGGCTGTGCCCATGAATTTGGATACTGAAAACTCGCTGGCGCTGCGCCTGATCCGGGAGAGTCGTGCTGAACACCGTTGCGTTGGGGTGATCACCAAGGCAGACCTGCTGCCGCGAGATGACCAAGCTACTGAGCGCTGGCTGGGAATTCTCAAGGGCCGTGGACATCGCATCGGCTTGGGTTATTTCATCACCTCtcgacaaggtcaagatTTGGAAGAACAGACGAAGCGGGAAGAGGCCTTCTTCAATCGAACAGCAGAAGGACACTGGCCCGATGTTTTTGATCGCTACCAGGAGAGGTGCGGAATAGAAAAGCTGAAGGCTTTCTTGTCTTTGAAGCTCGGCGAAGAGTTTTCCAAAGTTCTTCCGGAAGTGAAGCGTAAAGTTCTTGAGCGACTCAACTTCATCGCTGAGCAGCTCCAACTGTACCCGGGGCCACCAGCGAACCCGGATCTGGAAATTTACAAGGCACTGACCATGTTCAGCAGCCTGTTGAAGAAGCGAGTGATTGACCAGGAATTTATGAGCACCTGGGACACAGCCTGTTCCACCCGGTTTACAAGAGCCATTCTTGAGCTGAAGCCCAAGTATAACGTACGGTTGTTCGCCAAGTCATCCGCCGCGAGTGCTCCGGTACTCATCAATCTTGACTCCCCCACGAGGGAGGGCAGCCCCACGCCCACACCCAGTGGCAGAAAGCGTCCTGCCCCGGCCGAAACCCCCAGCCGCCGCCAGCGCATCAAGGCTGAAGATGCCGAGGGACGGTCttacccctccacccctacGAACATGCGCACAACCATGACCCCGACCAAAGGCAGGCCGAGCAAGACACTCATGGAAATTCGGCGCATGATCCAGCGCAATGCCATACCCGGCCAGCCGGGCCTCGTTTCTTCCAATGTCTATGAACCGCTTTTTACAGAAGCGGCAAAGGCCTGGAAGGGTCCACTCCAGACGTTCCTCAACCAGaccttcaacttcttgagCAAGGAAATCCAGGAGATCCTTGACTCGACTTTTGCGGCGTTGAAGAACCGGGCAATTTACAAGTTGTCGACCGAGCACATGCAGGCTTTTGTCGAGATGCACAAGAAGGAGTTGCAGGCCCAGCTCGCGCTGATTTACGAACTCGAGGGCACGCGTCTGTTCACCAGAAATGACGATGCCTTGCACCGGTACAAGGCTGAAGAGTTAAGGACCTTGACTAGGCACCGCAACCACTACCGCATTGCCGCGCACAAGGGTGATGAACCAGCTAGCTCACTCCCTAAGATCGAGGAGCTCAGCGAGGAAGAACTCGCCCAGGAGACagccaagatggagaaggacCTCCGCCAGATGGGCCCCGAGCCCTTTCAGCAGGAGCTGGATGTGGCCGCCTACACCAGAGGCTATTACGTCCTTGCCGCTCATCGGTTCACAGACATTGTGTGCATGCATGCCATGTCTGGGCTGTTTCCCCGTGTGGCCTCGGTCATTGAGACCTACCTCCAGGATAAGCTTGGCCTTACTGGCAACCGCACCACTCCTGAGATGCTGGATCAGCtcatggaggaagagggtcgCATTGGCCAGATTCGCCGAGATCTCTGCGCGGAGAAGGAGACTCTCGACGGTGCCATGGCCATCATTGTCAACCTCGAGAACCGCGACACGACTCCCTCGCAAGCCGAGAGCAACGTTACGATTCTCAATGACCTTACGTCTGGCCAGGCCGCAGGCTCGCCATCCGGGACAGTGTATGGAGATGCGTAA
- a CDS encoding hypothetical protein (COG:I; EggNog:ENOG503NW3V) — translation MAPPRPNSPATGNGFLASVMRFWNASHLQRTYASDYIGLVILLSSYILIQFFVEPFHRMFSLNDLRISFPYAEVERVPLTHDFIYALFLPLILICLSNLLSSASSHKHHVTLLGLAISLILTSLLTDIIKNAVGRPRPDLLARCAPIPDTPLDKLVDISVCTETGHHKLHDGWRSFPSGHSSFSFAGLGYLSLFLAGQTRIFAHGPGSIAEHTEKVVRGDLLKALFCLAPLVGATMIAISRCQDYRHDVYDVTIGGLLGWTVAYWSYRRYWPRLSSAKCDEPYAGPPGAAEDGPGYGRLRDEEEGAGGRNVGYQLRELNSR, via the exons ATGGCGCCCCCGAGGCCCAATTCGCCGGCAACCGGCAACGGTTTCCTGGCTTCCGTGATGCGATTCTGGAATGCAAGTCACTTACAG AGAACGTATGCCTCTGATTACATCGGCCTCGTCATTCTCCTCTCCAGCTACATCCTCATCCAATTCTTCGTCGAACCTTTCCACCGCATGTTCTCGCTCAACGACTTGCGCATCTCGTTCCCCTACGCCGAGGTCGAAAGAGTTCCCCTAA cccacGACTTCATAtacgccctcttcctccccctcatcctcatctgcctctccaacctcctctcctcggcctcctcccacaaacaccacgtcaccctcctcggcctcgccatctccctcatccttACCTCCCTCCTAAccgacatcatcaaaaaCGCCGTCGGCCGCCCCCGTcccgacctcctcgcccgatgcgcccccatccccgacACCCCCCTCGACAAGCTGGTAGACATATCCGTCTGCACCGAAACAGGCCACCACAAGCTCCACGACGGCTGGCGGTCCTTCCCCTCGGGCCactcttccttctccttcgccggGCTGGGctacctctccctctttctgGCCGGCCAAACCCGAATCTTTGCCCACGGTCCAGGGTCAATAGCAGAGCACACGgaaaaggtggtgaggggcgACCTCCTCAAGGCGCTGTTTTGTCTGGCGCCGCTGGTGGGCGCAACCATGATTGCTATCTCGAGGTGTCAGGACTACAGGCATGATGTCTATGATGTGACGATTGGCGGGTTGCTGGGCTGGACGGTGGCATACTGGAGTTACAGACGGTACTGGCCTAGGTTGAGCAGCGCCAAGTGCGATGAGCCCTATGCCGGCCCGCCGGGGGCGGCAGAGGATGGACCGGGGTatgggaggttgagagatgaggaggagggtgctggtggcAGGAATGTAGGCTACCAGTTGAGAGAGCTGAATAGCAGGTGA
- a CDS encoding hypothetical protein (EggNog:ENOG503P5QE; COG:S) yields MSYTSRVGLNHIDVVGPLLPVTGSFLLPFTAYFSLLSTRVSMSRIASNCLLGSAPPSTEPNAAAKQHELQVASRAQGNFAEYVPLALLLAGVAELNGAKKNVLTSALGALFVARVLHVEMGLRRPESTGVGRPVGYFGTLGVMGFLAGYAGFLVKDYWGF; encoded by the exons ATGTCTTACACCTCCCGCGTGGGTCTAAACCACATCGATGTTGTCGGCCCCCTTTTGC cGGTAACCggctccttcctcctccccttcacagcctacttctccctcctctccacccgcGTCTCCATGTCCCGCATCGCCTCCAACTGCCTCCTCGGCTCCGCGCCCCCCTCGACCGAGCCCAACGCGGCCGCGAAGCAGCACGAGCTCCAGGTTGCCTCCCGCGCCCAGGGCAACTTTGCTGAATACGTGCCCCTCGCCTTGCTGCTCGCCGGAGTGGCCGAGCTCAACGGCGCCAAGAAGAATGTGCTGACCAGTGCTCTGGGGGCCCTGTTTGTCGCGCGGGTGCTGCATGTTGAGATGGGCTTGAGAAGACCCGAGAGCACGGGTGTTGGTCGGCCGGTGGGCTACTTTGGAACGCTGGGCGTGATGGGATTCCTGGCCGGGTATGCGGGCTTCTTGGTGAAGGATTATTGGGGGTTCTAA